A window of the Dehalococcoidia bacterium genome harbors these coding sequences:
- a CDS encoding glutamyl-tRNA reductase: MTLHLKVVGINHRTAPLEFREKLAVSGPKLGPALTSLGSFTAQGIILSTCNRTEVYTTHRGSLDEAQAGLHFLCARLGKTAGELAAYCYVLEDRDAVEHLFRVASGLESMVVGESEILGQVGQALEAAEKAGMVSLPLQRVFLQAVGTGRKVREETGIGKNAVSISSIALDKAANILGDFKSCKVLVLGAGEAGQLVAKVARDRGARQILIASRTIERSQALAEAMGGTPIDLSSLAEVLCECSVVVTCAVAPHWILETNQVETAMRHRTAPLVLIDIAVPRNVNPAVGQLPNVFLYNIDDMVSASQANRKQREGWIEQAVEVVTSEACRTMSWWQTLATRPVVRALMSQAEEIRAQQVAKTLPKLPSLSAEERASLEAMTKAIVSRILRKPIRCLEGSDGVEYGEAVRGLFNLDTEGTG, translated from the coding sequence ATGACGTTACACCTTAAAGTGGTAGGCATCAACCACCGCACCGCGCCGCTGGAATTCCGCGAGAAACTAGCCGTCAGCGGCCCCAAGCTGGGACCGGCCCTTACTTCTCTAGGTTCTTTTACGGCGCAAGGGATAATCCTCTCCACCTGCAACCGCACCGAGGTCTATACCACCCACCGGGGCAGCCTGGACGAGGCGCAGGCGGGTTTGCACTTCCTCTGTGCGCGCCTGGGTAAAACCGCTGGCGAACTGGCGGCGTATTGCTATGTTCTGGAAGACAGGGATGCCGTCGAGCATCTCTTCCGCGTGGCGAGCGGGCTGGAGTCAATGGTCGTCGGTGAGAGCGAGATTCTGGGGCAGGTCGGTCAGGCACTGGAGGCCGCCGAAAAGGCTGGTATGGTCAGTCTGCCCCTCCAGCGCGTCTTTCTGCAGGCGGTGGGCACCGGGCGCAAAGTGCGTGAGGAGACCGGCATCGGCAAGAATGCCGTCTCCATAAGTTCTATCGCTCTGGATAAGGCGGCTAATATCCTGGGCGATTTCAAATCTTGCAAAGTACTGGTGCTTGGCGCCGGCGAAGCCGGCCAGTTGGTGGCCAAGGTGGCCCGTGACCGGGGTGCCCGCCAGATTCTCATCGCCAGCCGCACCATAGAGAGGTCGCAGGCCCTGGCAGAGGCCATGGGCGGGACTCCCATTGATCTCAGCAGCCTGGCGGAAGTTCTATGCGAGTGCAGCGTGGTCGTCACCTGTGCCGTGGCGCCGCACTGGATACTGGAGACCAACCAGGTGGAAACAGCCATGCGTCACCGCACCGCGCCGCTGGTGCTCATTGACATTGCCGTTCCCCGCAACGTGAATCCCGCGGTCGGCCAGCTGCCCAACGTTTTCCTTTACAACATTGATGACATGGTCTCGGCCTCCCAAGCCAACCGCAAGCAGCGCGAGGGTTGGATAGAACAGGCGGTGGAGGTCGTTACCAGCGAGGCCTGCAGGACCATGTCATGGTGGCAGACACTGGCCACCCGGCCGGTGGTGCGGGCGCTCATGAGCCAGGCGGAAGAGATCCGGGCTCAGCAGGTGGCGAAGACATTGCCCAAGCTGCCATCCCTCTCCGCAGAAGAGCGCGCATCCCTGGAGGCTATGACCAAGGCTATTGTCAGCAGGATACTACGCAAACCTATCCGCTGCCTGGAGGGTAGCGACGGTGTTGAATACGGTGAGGCGGTGCGGGGGCTCTTTAATTTAGATACTGAAGGAACGGGATGA
- a CDS encoding hydroxymethylbilane synthase — MRESLIIGSRGSRLALIQTESVAAKIRALAPRLNISIRRIVTAGDRDRRHSLDQIGTAVFVKELEEALLAGQIDLAVHSLKDVPTEISAGLCLPAVLARIDPRDVLVANCPLDAMAPGSVIGTDSLRRTVQFLKVRPDLRVRDIRGNVDTRLAKVARGEFDGVLVAAAALLRLGCQDRITYYLPLEQCLPAVGQGALAIEARAGDKEVAELVTPLNHWPTVQAVTAERAFLQALGGGCRAPIGALGTMRGETLTLEGMVGNMGHQKILRHSMTGSAQEPTRLGENLAQAMMRLGAADFIAEVVLK, encoded by the coding sequence ATGAGAGAAAGCCTGATTATAGGTTCGCGGGGAAGCCGGCTGGCCCTGATTCAAACGGAGTCAGTGGCGGCCAAGATTCGGGCTCTGGCCCCGCGCCTGAATATATCCATCCGCCGTATAGTGACGGCAGGTGACCGCGACCGCCGTCACTCGCTCGACCAGATTGGGACGGCGGTGTTCGTGAAAGAGTTGGAAGAGGCATTGCTGGCGGGGCAGATTGACCTTGCGGTCCATAGTCTGAAGGATGTGCCCACGGAGATATCGGCGGGGCTGTGCCTGCCCGCGGTTTTGGCTCGTATTGACCCGCGTGATGTGCTGGTGGCAAACTGTCCGCTCGATGCCATGGCCCCCGGTTCCGTCATCGGCACCGATAGCCTGCGGCGAACGGTGCAGTTTTTAAAAGTCCGCCCCGACCTCCGCGTACGCGATATCCGTGGCAACGTGGATACTCGGCTGGCGAAGGTTGCTCGCGGCGAGTTCGACGGCGTGCTTGTGGCCGCAGCTGCACTACTGCGTCTTGGCTGCCAGGATCGCATTACCTACTACCTGCCACTGGAACAGTGCCTCCCGGCTGTGGGGCAGGGAGCCTTGGCCATAGAGGCGCGGGCAGGAGATAAAGAAGTGGCGGAGTTGGTGACCCCGCTCAACCACTGGCCAACTGTCCAGGCAGTGACAGCGGAGCGGGCTTTCCTGCAGGCCCTGGGTGGCGGCTGCCGTGCCCCCATCGGCGCTCTGGGCACAATGCGCGGCGAGACACTGACGCTGGAGGGTATGGTGGGCAACATGGGGCATCAGAAAATACTGCGCCACAGCATGACAGGTAGTGCACAAGAACCGACCCGGCTGGGAGAAAATCTGGCGCAGGCCATGATGCGGTTGGGGGCTGCCGATTTTATAGCCGAGGTTGTCCTCAAATGA
- the cobA gene encoding uroporphyrinogen-III C-methyltransferase, which translates to MKPGMVYLVGAGPGDPGLITQKALDCLARAEVIVYDHLLDRQLLEAANPQAERIYVGKSGAKHALEQAEINRLLVDKARESKLVVRLKGGDPFVFGRGGEEAEMLAASRIPFEVVPGVSSAVAVPAYAGIPVTHRGLASSFAVITGHEDPGKTNSSINWEKLATGVDTLVFLMGVQNLGGIVAKLLEFGRAPETPVAVIKDGTYSNQLTIVGQLYNIEREVRRRKLTPPAVVVVGQVVQLREKLGWFEARPLKGMRVMVTRARRQASMLSRLLAERGAVPVELPAIDIKPVSDTTEIDRAIQNAAEYQWLVFTSSNGVEAFFQRLHALRLDGRALAGLRIAVIGPATAAALSGNGISADYCPTVFTNEALLDGFRGLGIGGQHLLLPRADIADRALSDGLAALGAIVHEVVAYRTTPAVETAEETSRLLAAGEIDLVTFTSSSTVNNLMAALDGVAGKLAGMKVACIGPKTAATARAAGLTVDIEAAEQTMPGLVQSIEDYFRKET; encoded by the coding sequence ATGAAACCGGGAATGGTATATCTGGTAGGAGCCGGTCCCGGTGATCCGGGGCTGATTACACAAAAGGCACTGGACTGCCTGGCCCGCGCCGAGGTCATTGTTTACGACCACCTGCTCGACCGCCAGCTTCTTGAGGCTGCTAATCCGCAGGCCGAGCGCATTTATGTCGGAAAGTCCGGCGCTAAACATGCACTGGAACAGGCGGAGATAAACCGGCTACTGGTGGATAAGGCTCGGGAGAGCAAACTGGTGGTGCGTCTCAAGGGCGGAGACCCCTTTGTATTCGGACGTGGTGGGGAAGAAGCGGAAATGCTGGCCGCGAGCCGCATCCCCTTCGAGGTAGTGCCCGGGGTCTCCTCGGCCGTTGCCGTGCCGGCCTATGCCGGTATCCCTGTCACCCACCGCGGCCTGGCATCCTCATTTGCTGTCATTACCGGTCACGAAGACCCCGGCAAGACCAATTCCAGCATCAACTGGGAGAAGCTGGCTACTGGTGTCGATACCCTGGTCTTCCTCATGGGGGTACAGAACCTCGGCGGCATCGTGGCTAAATTACTGGAGTTTGGGCGCGCGCCGGAAACGCCGGTAGCTGTTATCAAGGATGGGACATATTCCAACCAGTTGACCATCGTCGGTCAACTGTATAACATCGAGCGCGAGGTCAGGCGGCGCAAGCTTACCCCACCAGCAGTGGTTGTAGTGGGTCAGGTAGTGCAACTTCGAGAGAAACTGGGCTGGTTTGAGGCGCGCCCGCTCAAGGGAATGCGCGTCATGGTAACCAGGGCCCGCCGACAGGCGAGCATGCTCAGCCGGTTGCTCGCCGAGCGAGGCGCCGTGCCGGTGGAGTTACCAGCGATTGACATCAAACCGGTGTCTGATACCACGGAAATCGACCGGGCGATTCAAAATGCAGCTGAGTACCAGTGGCTGGTGTTCACCAGCAGCAACGGTGTGGAGGCTTTCTTCCAGCGCCTTCATGCTTTGAGACTGGACGGCCGGGCGCTCGCTGGTCTTCGAATTGCCGTCATCGGACCAGCCACCGCCGCAGCGCTCTCAGGCAACGGCATTTCTGCCGACTACTGCCCGACCGTTTTCACCAATGAAGCCCTCCTCGATGGGTTTCGCGGTCTAGGCATCGGCGGGCAGCATTTGCTCCTGCCGCGTGCGGATATCGCCGACCGGGCGCTCAGCGATGGGCTTGCTGCTCTTGGCGCCATTGTGCACGAGGTGGTGGCTTACCGCACTACACCCGCTGTGGAAACAGCCGAGGAGACCAGTCGTCTCCTTGCTGCGGGCGAGATTGACCTGGTGACTTTTACCAGTTCCTCCACTGTCAACAACCTGATGGCGGCCCTGGATGGGGTGGCGGGCAAGCTGGCCGGGATGAAGGTCGCCTGCATCGGCCCTAAGACAGCGGCAACCGCACGGGCAGCCGGGCTCACAGTGGACATCGAGGCTGCAGAGCAGACCATGCCTGGCCTGGTGCAATCCATCGAAGACTATTTCAGAAAGGAAACCTAG
- the hemB gene encoding porphobilinogen synthase → MPSEFPTLRPRRLRRTPALRALVRENSVDINDLIYPLFVVEGKDIRQEIPSMPGIRRFSPDLLAPEIKEIAALGIPGVLLFGIPAQKDDLGTAAYQANGVVQQAVRIIKKTAPELIVATDVCLCEYTDHGHCGIIRGGQVDNDRTLPLLARMAMSHAEAGADIVAPSDMMDGRVGTIRQALDSGGFTQTAIMSYAAKYASAFYGPFREAAQSSPQFGDRHSYQMDPANAREALKEIAQDISEGADMVMVKPALAYLDVVRRVRDSFDCPLAAYNVSGEYAMVKAGAKQGWLDEQRTVLEILTSIKRAGADIIITYHAREAAGWLKNIQGE, encoded by the coding sequence ATGCCATCTGAGTTTCCCACTTTACGCCCCCGCCGCCTGCGCCGCACGCCGGCGCTACGGGCGCTGGTACGCGAAAACAGCGTTGATATCAACGACCTGATTTACCCTCTGTTCGTGGTTGAGGGGAAGGATATCAGGCAGGAGATACCCTCCATGCCAGGCATCCGGCGTTTTTCACCCGACCTGCTAGCTCCGGAGATCAAGGAGATTGCCGCTCTGGGCATTCCGGGCGTCCTCCTTTTCGGCATACCGGCACAAAAAGATGATTTAGGCACGGCGGCCTACCAGGCAAATGGGGTTGTCCAACAAGCGGTGCGCATTATCAAAAAGACTGCGCCGGAGCTCATCGTGGCCACTGATGTCTGCCTGTGCGAGTACACCGACCACGGCCATTGCGGTATAATCCGGGGCGGCCAGGTGGACAATGACCGGACCTTGCCTTTGTTAGCCAGGATGGCCATGTCCCACGCCGAGGCCGGCGCCGACATTGTAGCCCCATCGGACATGATGGACGGTCGGGTCGGCACTATACGTCAGGCGCTCGACAGCGGCGGATTCACACAGACTGCCATCATGTCCTACGCCGCCAAGTATGCCTCGGCCTTCTATGGCCCTTTCCGCGAGGCAGCGCAGTCCAGCCCTCAGTTCGGCGACCGCCATTCATACCAGATGGACCCGGCCAACGCGCGCGAGGCGCTAAAAGAGATAGCACAGGACATCAGCGAGGGGGCAGACATGGTCATGGTCAAGCCAGCCCTGGCCTATCTAGATGTCGTACGAAGGGTGCGCGACAGCTTCGACTGCCCGCTGGCCGCCTACAACGTTAGCGGCGAATACGCCATGGTCAAGGCGGGCGCTAAACAGGGCTGGCTGGATGAGCAGCGCACCGTGCTGGAGATTCTCACATCCATCAAGAGGGCCGGCGCCGATATCATTATCACCTATCACGCCCGGGAAGCGGCCGGTTGGCTAAAAAACATTCAGGGGGAATGA
- the hemL gene encoding glutamate-1-semialdehyde-2,1-aminomutase encodes MEMGNNSDKLFAEAQRYLPGGVDSPVRAFRAVGGNPLFITRGKGSKIFDADGREYIDFAGSWGPLILGHAPPVVVRAIKKAAGRGTSFGAPTEAETTLARMISTAIPSMEMLRFVSSGTEAVMSALRLARAFTGRDRIIKFAGGYHGHSDGMLVKAGSGLATLGTPDSAGVTASCAQDTMVASYNDQGAVKQLFERYPAEIAAVIVEPVAANMGVVPPQPGFLAGLRELTRQYGALLIFDEVITGFRVAYGGAQALYGITPDMTTLGKVIGGGLPVGAYGGRREIMQLVAPLGPVYQAGTLSGNPLAMAAGIATIEALHDPALYHRLEDNSTSLEKGIAEAAADEGAKVSIARVGSLLTVFCMSNAPQDYQSVQGADTTQFARLFHALLARGVYWPPSQFEAAFVSLAHSDRNIRQTVQAFRQAFLSLPAA; translated from the coding sequence ATGGAAATGGGCAACAACTCGGACAAACTGTTTGCCGAGGCGCAGCGTTATCTGCCGGGTGGAGTGGACAGCCCTGTACGCGCCTTCCGGGCTGTGGGTGGCAATCCTCTCTTTATTACCAGAGGTAAAGGTTCAAAGATTTTCGATGCAGACGGCCGCGAGTACATTGATTTTGCCGGCTCGTGGGGGCCCCTCATTCTGGGGCACGCCCCGCCCGTAGTGGTAAGGGCTATCAAGAAGGCGGCCGGACGGGGTACCAGCTTCGGCGCTCCTACTGAGGCAGAGACAACGCTGGCGCGGATGATATCCACAGCGATACCCTCCATGGAGATGCTACGCTTCGTAAGCTCTGGCACGGAAGCCGTAATGAGCGCATTGCGCCTGGCGCGCGCTTTTACCGGACGCGACAGGATTATCAAATTCGCTGGCGGCTATCACGGACACAGTGACGGGATGCTGGTGAAAGCTGGGTCCGGGCTGGCGACGTTAGGTACTCCAGACTCGGCTGGCGTGACCGCAAGTTGCGCGCAGGATACCATGGTCGCGTCTTATAACGACCAGGGAGCAGTGAAACAACTCTTCGAGCGCTATCCGGCGGAAATCGCCGCCGTCATCGTAGAACCGGTGGCTGCCAATATGGGAGTGGTCCCGCCCCAGCCGGGCTTCTTGGCGGGGCTGCGCGAACTGACCCGTCAGTACGGTGCGCTGCTCATTTTTGATGAAGTCATCACTGGCTTTCGAGTCGCCTATGGCGGGGCACAAGCCCTGTACGGCATCACGCCGGACATGACCACGCTGGGCAAGGTTATTGGTGGCGGTCTTCCGGTGGGAGCCTACGGCGGCCGCCGGGAAATTATGCAACTGGTGGCTCCCCTGGGGCCGGTGTACCAGGCAGGCACCCTGTCCGGAAACCCTTTAGCCATGGCGGCCGGTATCGCTACCATTGAGGCCCTGCACGACCCGGCGCTCTACCACCGCCTGGAAGATAATTCCACATCTTTGGAGAAGGGCATCGCTGAGGCTGCGGCAGACGAGGGTGCAAAGGTCTCTATAGCACGAGTTGGGTCACTTCTCACGGTCTTCTGTATGAGTAACGCCCCTCAGGACTACCAGTCGGTGCAAGGCGCAGATACAACCCAGTTTGCCCGTTTGTTCCATGCACTGCTTGCCCGAGGAGTTTATTGGCCACCATCGCAGTTTGAAGCCGCCTTTGTCTCTTTAGCCCACTCAGACAGGAACATCCGGCAGACAGTGCAAGCGTTCCGGCAAGCCTTTTTGTCACTGCCGGCGGCGTAA
- a CDS encoding dehydratase, which translates to MSPLTGFDKIAVGAEIPSLVKQPTKQQLVMWAGASGDYNPIHYDKDFAQSRGLPGVVVHGQLSTAFICQMLSDWYGKTGSLKKLNVSYKGLNLPGDMLTCHGVVKGKSSDGENLVTLDVWVENQRGEKTAAGTATVSLTS; encoded by the coding sequence ATGAGCCCTCTAACTGGTTTCGATAAAATCGCCGTCGGCGCAGAAATTCCTTCCCTGGTGAAGCAACCCACCAAGCAGCAACTGGTGATGTGGGCCGGGGCTTCGGGTGACTACAATCCCATTCACTACGATAAAGATTTCGCCCAGAGCCGTGGCCTGCCTGGAGTTGTGGTGCACGGGCAACTCTCGACGGCCTTCATCTGCCAGATGTTGTCGGACTGGTATGGGAAAACGGGCAGCCTCAAAAAGCTTAACGTGAGCTATAAGGGACTGAATTTACCTGGAGATATGCTGACCTGCCACGGTGTGGTCAAGGGGAAATCATCGGACGGTGAGAACCTGGTTACCCTGGATGTGTGGGTGGAGAACCAGAGGGGCGAGAAAACTGCGGCGGGGACGGCGACCGTTTCTCTCACAAGTTGA
- a CDS encoding nitrous oxide-stimulated promoter family protein: MPKLFDRLTPKNRKDLRVLGNFINVYCRENHKEIAKQAFYIADEDLQIRLRGLNLCSDCSRLLEHGIAKLSLCPYDPRPSCRKCKTHCYAPGYREKVRQVMRFSGTYLIKHGRLDLLLHYLT, translated from the coding sequence ATGCCAAAGCTCTTTGACCGCCTCACTCCTAAAAATAGAAAAGACTTGCGCGTGCTGGGCAATTTCATCAATGTCTACTGCCGTGAAAATCATAAAGAGATCGCCAAACAAGCCTTTTATATCGCTGACGAGGACCTTCAAATCAGGTTGCGCGGCTTGAATCTATGCTCGGATTGCTCCCGTTTGCTGGAGCACGGCATCGCCAAGCTGAGCCTGTGCCCATACGACCCCAGGCCATCATGCCGCAAATGTAAGACCCACTGCTATGCGCCGGGTTATAGGGAGAAGGTGCGCCAGGTGATGCGCTTCTCTGGTACGTATTTGATAAAACACGGCCGGCTGGACCTGCTGCTGCATTATTTGACCTAA
- a CDS encoding N-acetyltransferase has translation MESPRWKLTKSLLTSARMNPMSRTPIRGERVSLHSMSLADAPRDYLWRKDAELAALNGQHPLKISFIRYLTHFESASAGDHPAKEFLSIKTIDEGRHIGNCAIYNIDWEHAEAHVGIVIGDRRYWGKGYGSDAFRALMDYAFNHLGMQRLHLKTLECNERARKCFSRCGFQPCGSLLENGDAYILMQLSVEDYAKTGLSPQIIAERTP, from the coding sequence ATGGAATCTCCGAGATGGAAGCTTACGAAGAGCCTGCTAACCAGCGCCCGGATGAATCCGATGAGCCGGACGCCGATTAGAGGAGAAAGGGTCAGCCTGCACTCCATGTCCCTGGCGGACGCCCCGCGCGATTACCTCTGGCGCAAAGACGCGGAGCTGGCAGCGCTCAACGGGCAACATCCCCTGAAGATTTCATTCATCCGTTACCTCACTCATTTTGAATCCGCTTCCGCGGGCGACCATCCCGCCAAAGAGTTCCTCTCCATCAAAACCATCGACGAAGGGCGGCACATCGGCAACTGCGCCATTTATAACATCGACTGGGAACACGCCGAGGCGCACGTCGGTATCGTCATCGGGGACCGGCGCTACTGGGGTAAAGGATACGGCAGCGACGCTTTCCGGGCTCTTATGGATTACGCCTTTAATCACCTGGGCATGCAACGGCTCCACCTGAAGACGCTGGAATGCAATGAGCGCGCCCGGAAATGTTTCTCCCGATGCGGCTTCCAGCCCTGCGGCAGCCTGCTGGAGAACGGCGATGCCTACATCTTGATGCAGCTTTCGGTTGAGGATTATGCCAAAACGGGATTGTCGCCGCAGATTATAGCCGAGAGAACCCCCTGA
- a CDS encoding PBS lyase: MNQKTDEPKVAPQQTPLAEILAHIADTSQPLSNAELGELSDLSVDELKDLEATWSRIDTERKRQILARLEELSEDNVELNFDRIYRSAIYDADDDVRRKAVEGLWENCEPSLVRPLIRLVQQDPAAEVRSAAATALGRFALLAEHQKISGENRLRISQTLLSVIHNNDEPIEVRRRALEAIAPLSLPEVTRTIWEAYRREEPGLRISSVYAMGRNCDLLWMPTVLKEMDHDDPEMRYEAATAAGELGEAEAVPRLIELTVDADMEVKLAAILALSKIGGQEAKQRLRTLMTNKSKAVREAAEHGISEMEAYEEPANQRPDESDEPDAD, encoded by the coding sequence ATGAATCAGAAGACGGATGAACCGAAGGTAGCCCCTCAGCAGACGCCTCTGGCGGAGATACTGGCGCATATCGCCGACACCTCCCAGCCGCTCTCCAACGCCGAGCTGGGCGAGCTGTCGGACCTGAGCGTGGATGAACTAAAAGATCTCGAAGCGACCTGGTCGCGGATAGACACTGAAAGGAAGCGTCAGATTCTCGCGCGACTGGAAGAACTCAGCGAAGACAACGTCGAGCTCAACTTCGACCGCATATACAGAAGCGCCATTTACGATGCCGACGACGACGTGCGCCGCAAGGCCGTCGAAGGCTTATGGGAAAACTGCGAGCCTTCGCTGGTTCGCCCTCTGATACGGCTGGTGCAGCAGGACCCGGCTGCCGAGGTCAGGAGCGCCGCCGCCACCGCGCTGGGGAGGTTCGCCCTGCTGGCGGAGCACCAGAAGATTTCCGGCGAAAACCGTTTACGCATATCGCAGACCCTCCTCTCCGTCATCCACAACAACGATGAGCCTATCGAGGTACGCCGCAGAGCATTGGAAGCCATCGCGCCCCTCAGCCTGCCCGAAGTCACACGGACCATCTGGGAGGCGTACCGCCGCGAGGAACCAGGTCTCAGGATAAGCTCCGTCTACGCCATGGGACGCAACTGCGACCTTTTGTGGATGCCGACAGTGCTCAAGGAGATGGACCATGACGACCCCGAAATGCGCTACGAGGCCGCCACCGCCGCCGGAGAGCTGGGCGAAGCCGAGGCCGTACCGCGACTTATAGAGTTGACGGTTGACGCCGATATGGAGGTCAAACTGGCTGCCATCCTCGCACTGAGCAAGATAGGCGGACAGGAAGCCAAGCAGAGGCTGCGGACTCTCATGACCAACAAGAGCAAGGCCGTCCGAGAGGCTGCGGAACATGGAATCTCCGAGATGGAAGCTTACGAAGAGCCTGCTAACCAGCGCCCGGATGAATCCGATGAGCCGGACGCCGATTAG